The following proteins come from a genomic window of Flavobacterium crocinum:
- a CDS encoding RecQ family ATP-dependent DNA helicase, which produces MLGAQDILLKYWKHDSFRPLQKEIIDSVLEGQDTFAVLPTGGGKSICFQVPAMMQEGICLVISPLIALMKDQVMNLQKREIKAIALTGGIHTEEIIDLLDNCQYGNYKFLYMSPERLQSDWILERIKNLPINLIAIDEAHCVSQWGHDFRPAYLKISELKKFFPKIPFLALTATATPRVIEDIRTQLELKNPRHFQQSFERKNIAYMVFEVEDKLYRTEQILKKNPQPSIIYVRNRKACLNMSSQLQSLGFTSTYYHGGLSAKEKDKNMQLWMSQQAQVIVATNAFGMGIDKDNVKTVIHTQLPENLENYYQESGRAGRNGAKAFSVLLYNNSDMIQTEQQFINILPDKKFLKTMYVKLCNYFQIAYGEGLDESFSFKLNHFCNKYDFPTLKTYNALQFLSQQGIITMSQEFSEKINIQFLIESKEVIRYMSLNPNDEEIMLAILRTYPGVYEVKSNLNLGLIAKKSNHTEEQVVAVLEKLKEKEIIEYKSKNNDATILFNEVREDDLTINRVSKYLEKQNQVKKEQLHSVLHYIKDTKTCKNRLVLNYFGEETNENCGICSYCITQKGKITEADSIADKILSLLKTASLTSREIETQIKMDTKDIISVLQELLENNHIIIQANNKYTLKS; this is translated from the coding sequence ATGCTCGGAGCGCAGGATATTCTTCTAAAATACTGGAAACACGACAGTTTTAGGCCGTTGCAAAAAGAAATTATCGATTCGGTTCTGGAAGGACAGGATACTTTTGCGGTGCTTCCGACGGGTGGCGGGAAATCGATTTGTTTTCAGGTTCCAGCTATGATGCAGGAAGGAATTTGCTTGGTTATTTCGCCTTTGATCGCTTTGATGAAAGATCAGGTAATGAATCTTCAGAAAAGAGAAATTAAAGCTATTGCTCTTACCGGTGGAATTCATACCGAAGAAATCATAGATTTACTGGACAATTGTCAATATGGAAATTATAAATTTCTATACATGTCGCCTGAAAGACTACAATCAGACTGGATTCTCGAGCGTATCAAAAATCTTCCAATTAATTTAATTGCTATTGACGAAGCGCATTGTGTTTCGCAATGGGGGCATGATTTTAGACCGGCATATCTTAAAATTTCTGAACTGAAAAAATTCTTCCCTAAAATTCCTTTTCTGGCTTTAACTGCTACAGCAACTCCGAGAGTTATTGAAGATATCAGAACGCAGTTAGAACTAAAAAATCCTAGACATTTTCAACAATCATTTGAGCGTAAAAATATTGCTTATATGGTTTTTGAAGTAGAAGATAAATTGTATCGAACAGAACAAATCCTGAAAAAGAATCCGCAACCTTCTATTATATATGTTCGAAATCGTAAGGCTTGTTTGAATATGTCTTCGCAATTGCAATCACTTGGATTCACTTCGACTTATTATCACGGCGGACTTTCGGCAAAAGAAAAAGACAAAAACATGCAGTTGTGGATGTCTCAACAAGCGCAGGTTATCGTAGCAACGAATGCTTTTGGAATGGGAATTGACAAAGACAATGTTAAAACGGTTATTCATACGCAGCTTCCTGAAAACTTAGAAAATTATTATCAGGAATCTGGCAGAGCAGGACGAAATGGCGCTAAAGCATTTTCGGTTTTGCTTTACAATAATTCGGATATGATCCAGACTGAACAGCAGTTTATCAATATTCTTCCTGATAAAAAGTTCCTGAAAACGATGTACGTTAAGCTTTGTAATTATTTTCAGATTGCTTATGGCGAAGGTCTTGATGAATCTTTTTCTTTTAAATTGAATCATTTTTGCAATAAATACGACTTCCCTACTTTAAAAACTTATAATGCTTTGCAGTTTTTGAGTCAGCAGGGAATTATTACCATGTCACAGGAATTTTCTGAAAAAATTAATATTCAGTTTTTGATTGAATCTAAAGAGGTAATTCGATACATGAGTCTGAATCCAAATGATGAAGAAATTATGCTGGCCATTTTGAGAACCTATCCTGGTGTTTATGAAGTAAAATCAAATCTGAATTTAGGATTGATTGCTAAAAAATCTAATCATACCGAAGAACAAGTTGTTGCGGTTTTAGAAAAATTAAAGGAAAAGGAAATTATCGAGTACAAATCTAAAAACAACGACGCTACTATTTTATTTAATGAAGTCCGCGAAGACGATCTTACTATAAATAGGGTTTCAAAATATTTAGAAAAACAAAATCAAGTTAAAAAAGAACAGCTTCATTCTGTTTTACATTATATAAAAGACACCAAAACTTGCAAAAACAGATTGGTTTTGAATTATTTTGGAGAAGAAACCAACGAAAACTGCGGTATTTGTTCATACTGCATTACCCAAAAAGGAAAAATTACAGAAGCAGATTCGATTGCTGATAAAATTTTATCACTTTTAAAAACAGCTTCTTTGACTTCGAGAGAAATTGAAACCCAAATCAAAATGGATACAAAAGACATTATTTCGGTTCTTCAGGAATTGCTCGAAAACAATCATATCATTATACAAGCGAATAATAAATACACTTTAAAATCATAA
- the fmt gene encoding methionyl-tRNA formyltransferase, whose amino-acid sequence MEKLRIIFMGTPEFAVGILDTIIKNNYEVVGVITAADKPAGRGQKIKYSAVKEYALANNLTLLQPTNLKDENFLEELKALNANLQIVVAFRMLPKVVWEMPSLGTFNLHASLLPNYRGAAPINWAIINGETKTGVTTFFIDDKIDTGAMILNSEIAIEPEETAGQLHDRLMHLGSTTVIDTLKVIETGNVTTTIQEDNDEIKTAYKLNKENCKIDWTKSGAEINNLIRGLSPYPASWCYLKDQNEELNIKIYEAKLISESHSYEIGKLISSKKEIKIAIKEGFIQLLSLQFPGKKRMLASEILNGVSFSDAAKVY is encoded by the coding sequence ATGGAGAAATTGAGAATTATTTTTATGGGAACTCCCGAATTTGCTGTCGGCATTTTGGACACCATTATCAAAAACAACTACGAGGTTGTCGGCGTAATTACTGCTGCAGATAAACCGGCAGGACGCGGACAAAAAATAAAATATTCGGCTGTAAAGGAATATGCACTTGCCAATAATCTTACTTTATTACAACCAACCAATTTAAAAGACGAGAACTTTTTAGAAGAATTAAAAGCCTTAAATGCTAATTTACAAATTGTTGTAGCTTTTAGAATGTTACCAAAAGTAGTTTGGGAAATGCCAAGTTTAGGAACATTCAACCTTCATGCCTCTTTATTGCCAAATTATCGCGGGGCGGCACCTATTAACTGGGCAATTATAAATGGAGAAACCAAAACCGGAGTTACCACTTTCTTTATTGATGATAAAATTGACACTGGTGCAATGATTCTAAATTCTGAAATCGCAATTGAACCGGAAGAAACTGCAGGACAATTACATGATCGTTTGATGCATTTAGGAAGCACAACCGTTATTGATACTTTAAAAGTTATTGAAACCGGAAATGTAACCACTACAATCCAGGAAGATAACGACGAAATCAAAACGGCTTATAAATTAAACAAAGAAAACTGTAAAATTGACTGGACAAAATCCGGAGCAGAAATCAATAATCTGATTCGAGGATTAAGTCCATATCCTGCTTCCTGGTGTTATTTAAAAGATCAAAACGAGGAACTTAACATCAAAATTTATGAGGCAAAACTGATCTCAGAGTCCCATTCTTATGAGATTGGAAAATTAATTAGCAGTAAAAAAGAAATCAAGATTGCAATAAAAGAGGGTTTTATTCAGTTATTAAGTTTACAATTTCCAGGAAAAAAAAGAATGCTTGCTTCAGAAATATTAAATGGAGTAAGCTTTTCAGATGCCGCAAAAGTCTATTAA
- a CDS encoding HU family DNA-binding protein, with protein sequence MNKSELIDAIAADAGITKAAAKLALESFLGNVGTTLKKGGRVSLVGFGSWSVSSRAARDGRNPQTGKTIKIAAKNVVKFKAGAELEGAVN encoded by the coding sequence ATGAACAAATCAGAATTAATCGATGCTATCGCTGCTGATGCAGGAATTACAAAAGCTGCGGCGAAATTAGCTTTAGAGTCTTTTTTAGGTAACGTAGGTACAACTTTGAAAAAAGGAGGAAGAGTTTCATTAGTAGGTTTCGGATCTTGGTCAGTTTCTTCTAGAGCTGCTAGAGACGGTAGAAACCCTCAAACAGGAAAAACTATTAAAATCGCAGCTAAAAATGTTGTAAAATTCAAAGCTGGTGCTGAATTAGAAGGTGCAG